The following nucleotide sequence is from Cyclobacteriaceae bacterium.
TGACCTTTGCCCGGTGGATCAGCGACTCCACAGAGGACAGGGATACATTCATTACCGAAGCGATTTCTTCATAGCTCATATCATCGATCTTGTTCAGCGTGAAGGCGACCTTCTGATTTTCCGTAAGGGAATCAATGGCTTTGAAGAGTATCGCCGCCCGCTCACGATTTTCCATCAGCACTCCAGGGTGCACGAAGTCAGGTACATCAATGGAAGATGAGTTTGCATCACCCTGAAACAAACGGATCATGAAGCCGAACCTCTTCTGCCTCTTCTTCTTTCTGATCTGTTCCAGTGATTTGGTTACAGCAATGCGATAGATCCAGGTAGATAGTTTGGACTCACCCTTGAAATGATGAATCGAATGGATCACTTCAATGAAAACTTCCTGGGCAATGTCTTCCGCTTCATCGGTATTCTGAACAATACCAAGGGATGCATTGTAGATGCTGTTTTTGTAAGAGTCGACCAGCTGCCGGAATGCACTTTCATTCCGCTCACGCAACGCCTGGATTAACTCTGCTTCCGACAATGAAGTTATTTTAGATCAAATTAATATTTTGATTGCAATTACCTGCACACTCTTTCTTTCATCCTCGCATTCGCCTTTACTCCAAGCGACTCAGCTTTCTTCAGATCATTGCACGCTTCATCCAGCTTCCCGGTGCTCTGATAGGCGATCGCCTGATTGTAGTAGGCCAGACCGTAATCGGAAGCCAGCGATATGGCGATGGAGTAATCTTCAATCGCTTCATTCCAGCGATGAAGCTTTGATAATACATTGCCATGACTCACCCACGACTTCTCATTGGTGTCATCCAGTTCAATGGCTTTGGAGTAATCGGCAAGCGCTCCCTTCAGATCTTTCAACTTCTCTTTCACCAGCCCGCGGTTGAGATAATTCTCTCCGTCTTTGGGTTCCATTCTCACGACTTCATTATAATCTTCCAGTGCGCCGGCAAGATCATTCCGTTGAAGTCTCTGATAAGCCCGCTCCGCACGCGGATAGGGAAGCGCATTGTTCTTCTCAATGGCTTGTGTCAACAGCTTTTCAGAAGTGCTACTCTCACCTTCAGCAGAACGGATGGTGGCAATGTTATGAATCGCAAGACTGTTGTCAGGATCAAGCTTCAAGGCCGCATTGAAATCATTTAAGGCTCCCGGTGAGTCCTGACTTTTTAGTTTGGCAGAACCTCGGTTGATCCAGTAGGCAGGATTTTGATTGGATATCCGGATCGCAGAATCAAACCATACAATCGCCTGCGTATAGGATTTCAGATTCGTATCAATCAATCCCAGGTAATTGAAGATATGATCTTTGCCGGCGCTGTGGGCGGTAAAGATCCGCGCATTCGAGTCATTGAATTTCTCCTGACCAAAGAAGACCGTATTGGTTTCACTTTTGGGAAGGAACAGGAGATCGTAAAAGTCTTTTCGCGCGAGGTCGTAGAGGTCTGCCTCAAACCTCAGCACCGCGCGACTGAACAGCGCTTCTGTGTCAGCAGGCACCAGGTGCAGATATATATTGTAGTCACTGAGCGCTTTCTCATCCTCACCAAGATGCTCATAAGCGTTGGCGCGAAGCCGGTAGGCCTGAGAGTAGAAGTTATCCAGGCGCAGGCATTCTGAGAAATCAGCCAAAGCGGTGTTGTAATCCCTGTTTTGAAGGGCCAATTCTCCTTTCTCAAAGTACTGAAGGGCTGTCTTTGCGGACTGCGCTATTCCCGAAAGGGGGAGTGCCGTTATCAATATTATAAAGCAGGCTCTGAACATGGATGGCCAAATATTACCGTTAAATTGGAAACTTCTTTTCAATTAATCTGTTAAAAACGGTATGGAAAAAGCAAAAAAGACTTCTCGCAAAACCAAGGCAGCTGGAAAGCCTGCCCGTGACAAGATCATCTCTGCCTACAGGGAAACGTTGCTGACAGAAGGTAAAGTGCCTTCATCAGTTTATACTTTTTCACAGTCCATCGGAATCAAGGAGGATGACTTCTATCAGTACTTCGGTTCGTTCGAAGCAGTGGACAAAGAGATATGGAATGGCTACTTCCAAAGTGTTGCATCACGTCTTACTTCCGACAAAAACTATTCATCATTCTCTACCCGTGAGAAGATACTCGCATTCTACTTTACACTTGCAGAAGTCCTGAAAGAAGACCGAAGCTTCGCATTGCTTACCTTGAAAGAATGGAGAAACCCGGCCTTTACTCCGGATGCTATGAAAGCATTCAAGAACTCTTTCGAGGAATGGCTGACTCCCGTATTGAATGAAGGAAAGCAAAATGGTGAGATCGCAAAGCGTCCGTTGTTCGACAGTCGCTATGATGCACTCTTCTGGATGCACCTGATCTTTATACTTCAGTTCTGGACGCGCGACAACAGTGTGGGTTTCGAAAAGACCGATGCCGCGATTGAAAAGTCTGTCAACCTTGCCTTCGATCTCATCGGCAATGGCATTCTTGACAATGCACTCGACTTCGGAAAATTCCTGTATCAGAATTCTAAAAATTAAAGAGACGGTTGAAAGAGCAAAAGAGTATTCCTACTACGAAAGTTCAGCGTGCTACCAAGTTCATTACTACCGGTGCGAAGATCGGTCGTAACTATCTCAAGCATTATGGTAAGAAGCTGGTAGATCCCAACATAAGTCGCGATCAGCTGAATGAAGATAATGCAAGCGACATCTATGATTCGCTGAGCAAGCTGAAGGGAAGTGCTCTCAAAGTAGCACAGATGCTCAGCATGGATAAGAATCTTTTGCCTAAAGCATATCAACAACAGTTTTCAATGGCGCAGTACAGTGCGCCTCCGTTATCGTACCCACTGGTTGTAAAGACATTTCAAACATACTTCGGAAAGAACCCAGGCCAGATCTTTGATTCCTTTTCTACAAAAGCTGTCAATGCTGCGTCGATGGGACAGGTTCACCAGGCAACATTAAAGGGAAAGACCCTTGCCGTAAAGATCCAATATCCCGGAGTTTCCGATACCGTGAAGAGTGATCTCGCCATGGTAAAGCCCATCGCTCTCAGAATGTTCAAGCTGAGTCCGGTTGAGTATGAGGAATTCATCGGCGAAGTTGAATTACGATTGCTGGAAGAGGCCGACTATACACTCGAGCTCAAGCGTTCCATTGAAATGTCAGAGCAGAGCAGGAAGATCAAGCATCTTGTCTTTCCAAAGTACTATCCTGAATTCTCTGCAAAGAAGATCCTGACCATGGACTGGCTGGAAGGTCTTCCGTTAGGTGAATATTTGAAAAAGGGCAAACCCTCCAAAGCTATTGCCAACAAGCTTGGTCAGGCGATGTGGGACTTCTATCATTTTCAGTTTCATCAGTTGAAAGCAGTTCATGCAGATCCGCATCCGGGAAACTTTATCATAACTCCTGATGAAGAGCTGGGTGTCATTGACTTCGGTTGCGTGAAAGAGATCCCGGAAGACTTTTACCAGCTGTACTTTCAATTGCATCACAAGGATATCTTGCAGGATCCTGTCCGTCTGGAGAAGATCTTCTATCAGATGCGGTTCATTTATGAAGATGACTCGGAAAGCGAGAAGAAGTTTTTCAGAGCGGTGTTCATCGAACTTCTGGATCTGCTGGCGCGACCTTTCCATACAAAGACCTTTGATTTTGCTGACCCTTCATACTTTGAAACGCTCTACAAGACAGGGGAGAAGATATCCAACATGAAGGAGCTGAGAGATTCCAAAAAGGCAAGAGGCATCAAGCATGCATTGTATATCAATCGCACGTACTTCGGTTTGTACAGCATTCTCAATGAGCTTGGCGCAACGGTAGAAACACATTCATTTGTGCCGTCGTGGAAATCTTTTTGAGCCTGATAAAACCCATTTTCAGCTCTTCGAATCATCAAATTAATTGCGATCTTGGTAAGCAAATCTATGCTTATGAAAAACGATCGCAGAAGTTTTCTTAAAACATCCTCTCTTGCATTGACAGGTCTCGGCCTGAGCACTGTAATTCCATGGGAAGCTATCGCTGCAGCTAAGCGCAGGGTAGGTGCGAATGGAAAGATCAACGTTGGTGCGATCGGTATCAACGGAATGGGATGGGCCAACCTTACTTCCATCATCAAGATCCCTGACGTACAGGTCATTGCTTTATGCGATGTGGATGAGAACGTTCTGAACTTCCGTAAGTATGAATTGGCCAAGCAGGGAATCAAGACCACGACATATGTGGACTATCGCAAGCTGCTGGAGAATAAAGACATTGATATTGTGATCATCGGAACTCCGGATCACTGGCATTGCCTTCAGATGGTGGAAGCATGTCAGGCAGGAAAAGATGTTTATGTAGAAAAGCCTTGCGGAAATTCCATTGCCGAATGTGATGCAATGGTGGCCGCACAAAAGAAATATAACAAAGCCGTTCAGGTAGGGCAGTGGCAAAGAAGTCAGCCGCACATGGTAGACGCGCTGGCCTATCTCAAGACCGGCAAGCTTGGTAAGATCAGAACCGTGAAGGCATGGGCATACCAGGGATGGATGCGAAACCTTGATAGCAAACCTGACAGTGCTGCACCGGAAGGTGTTCATTATGATATGTGGCTCGGACCTGCAGCCAAACGACCTTTCAATGCCAACCGATTCCATTTCAACTTCCGCTGGTTCTGGGATTATGCCGGTGGTCTCATGACCGACTGGGGTGTTCACCTTATCGATTATACGTTACTGGGAATGGATGCAAAGTTTCCAAAGTCGGTGATCGCCAGCGGTGGTAAGTTTGGCAATCCTGCCGGACCTGAAGAAACTCCCGATACACTCGCTGCAGTATATGAGTATGATGGATATAACATGATCTGGGAACACGCACAAAGTATCAGCAATGGAAACTATGGACGTGATCATGGTATTGCTTACATCGGAAATAACGGAACACTCGTGCTCGATCGGAATGGATGGGAAGTGATCGCCGATGAGAAGAGAATGCAGTCATTGCCGATGCAGAAGAATGTTGGTTCAGGAGTGGATCTTCATACACAGAATTTTGTGGATGTTGTCAAGTCGAGAAAGATGGAAGATCTCCATTGCTCCATACAGGCAGGTGCACACGTTGCTACCGTCTGCCAGATGGGAAATATCTCTTATCGCTCCGGACAAAAAGTAACGTGGGACGCGACAAAAGGAAAGTTCAACGAAGACAAGGCGAACGCGTTTCTTGCTGCGAAGTATAACAATGGATACAGCTTGCCTAAGATCTAGATGAGTAAGGATCAGACCAAAGATCTCCTGAAGTTTCTTAAGCCTTTCGGGGAAGAGATCATTGAAAAAGTTCTATGGCTCCGGGCTTTCGTCTGGGACATGTATCCAAAGACCAATGAACTCATCTACGATAATTATAACGCCGTAGCCTTTGGCTGGTCGCCAACCGATAAAGTGGGCCATACCTTTTGCTCCATTGCGGTAGGCCGAAGCAGTAAGAATATTCACTTTGGATTTTACTGGGGCAGTGAGATCGCCGATCCTAAGAAGATCTTGCTAGGCGAAGGAAATCAGTACCGGTACATCCTGGTCAAAAAGCTCAACGACTTTCCAAAAGATTATATCAAGGTACTGATCAAGGATGCTTACGATAATTCAATGTCGAAAGTGAAAGATCCAAAACAACTGATAGAAGGAAATACGATCACGAAATCAGTGTCTGCCGTGAAGAGACCGGCAAAAGGTAAAAGCAAAAAACCAGCAAAGGCAAAAAGTGCCAAGCCAAAAGCATCAAAGAAGAAGGTCGCAAAGAAATCAATAAAATCTAAAAAGTAAGTCAATATGAAGTATACAGGTAAATGGATCATTGCAGCAGTACTCATCTCATTCTGCACAACAGCATTTTCACAAACAAAGAAAACCGCTGATGCAAGCATGGGAAAAGTGAAAGTGGAGTTCAGCATTGATGATGCAGGCACTCCGTCGTACACTGTACTCTACAATCAGAAACCTGTTGTGCTTCCATCAAAGCTGGGATTCATTCTCAGTGACAATAACTTCTCTTCAAACTTTGAATTGACTGGTTCAGAAACAAAAGCAGTCGACAACTCATGGAAACCTGTACTGGGAGAAGTCAGTCAGATACGGGATCATTACAATCAACTCACCGTTCATTTGAAAGAGAGATCCGGTGACCGCCGTCTGCTGGACATCGTATTCAAAGTCTTTGAAGAAGGTGTCGGATTCCGTTATGAGTTTCCAAAACAGCCCAAGCTCAATTACTTCATTGTGAAAGATGAAGTTACCGAGATCAACATGTCCGGTGATCATAAAGCGTTCTGGATTCCCGGCGACTTTGATTCAAACGAATACATCTACACCACTTCAAAGATCAGTGAGATCGACAATCGCAGCATGGTCAACAGTGCTACAGAGATTGCCGTTCGCTATGCTCCGGATCAGTATTCCGTTGCAACGCCATTGATGCTTAAAACAGCTGACGGCTTATACATCAACATTCATGAAGCAGCGGGTATTGATTATCCAGCCATGCAGCTCCATGTTGACAAGGCTAATTTCAAGATGAGTGCGAGACTGGTACCGGATGCTGTCGGAAACAAAGCATATCTCAGAGCACCATTTAATACTCCATGGAGAACTATCATCGTAAGTGATAAAGCCGCAGACATTCTTGCCTCAAAGATGATCCTCAATCTGAATGAGCCTTCAAAAATCGAGAACACTTCATGGATCAAGCCGATGAAGTTTGTCGGTGTGTGGTGGGAGATGCAAACAGGAAAGGGAAGCTGGACCTATGCTGACAAGATCGACTCACTGAAGAATGGTCAGCTGATCCCTCACAATCATCATAGCGCCAACACCGCGAACGTTAAACGTTACATAGACTTCGCTGCTGCCAATGGAATCGGCGGTGTGCTGGTGGAAGGATGGAACACCGGATGGGAAGAATGGTTTGGATTGTGGAAGGAGAATGTTTTTGATTTCGTAACACCATATCCTGATTTCGATGTGAAAGGGTTGCAGAATTATGCAAAGTCAAAGAACGTAGCGATTATCATGCATAATGAAACATCTGGTTCGGCAACGAACTATGAACGCCAACTGGATACCGCATTCAGATTCATGAACAAGTTCGGATATCCTGCCGTGAAGACGGGATATGTCGGAAAGATCATTCCCCGTGGTGAGCACCATGATGGCCAATGGATGGTGAGTCATTATCTGCGCACCGTACAGAAGGCTGCAACGCATAAAGTGATGATCGACATTCATGAATCGGTACGACCAACAGGATTGCATCGTACGTATCCAAACTGGCTTGCCAATGAGGCAGGACGTGGAAATGAATTCAATGCATTCCATGATGGAGGAAATCCGCCTGAGCATGAAACGATCCTACCTTTCACGCGACTGATGGGCGGGCCAATGGATTACACGCCTGGAATATTCAAGCTGAAAGGCTATGCCGGACATGCTCCCAATCGTCAGCTGCATACCACGCTTGCCAAACAACTTGCATTGTATGTGACACTCTATAGTCCGTTGCAGATGGCGGCCGACTTTCCCGAAAATTATGATGCACATAAAGATGCATTTCAGTTTATCAGGGATGTTCCTGTTGATTGGGATGATTCAAAGATCATCGAAGCAGAGCCCGGAGATTTTATCACCATCGCCAGAAAAGAAAAAGCAAAACCAAACTGGTTCATTGGTGCGATCACAGATGAGAACAAACGCATCGCCACGGTTCCACTGACATTCCTTGACAAAGGGAAGAAATATGTGGCTGTTATCTATGGTGATGGACCGACTTCCGACTGCAAAACAAATCCCGAAGCTTATATGATCAGCTCGTTCATCGTTGACTCAACCATGATATTGAAACTAAACCTTGCCCCGGGTGGGGGATCAGCGGTGAGCATCATGCCGTCCACTCCGGAGCAGGAGAAAAAGATCAAAAAGTATCGCTAAACATTCAAAAGCATGGGGTTACAACTTTTGTTGTAACCAAATCATCTTCAGGCAGTAAAAGAATTTTTAGATTTAGAACTTTCTAAACTCCACTTTCTATGCTGCTTAAAGATCTGATCTTTTCCTTCCGGAACATTCAAAAAAACAGGCTCACCGCGTTCATCAATGTGCTCGGTCTTACGATCGGGATCAGCGCCTGCCTGGTGATATTCCTGATCGTCAATTATGAGCTGAGCTACGAGCGCTTCAGAGCTGATAGAGATCAGATTTACAGAGTCTATTCACAGTTTTCTGGCTTGAATTCCAATGCGAACAGGGGAGTGCCCACCGGATTTTCCGATGCATTGAAAGAAGGACAGTTCGCCGGCGTTGAAGCCATTGCCGACTTCCACATCTTTAAATCAAAGGTTGAAATTCAGAATAAGAATCAGGAGCCAAAGAATCTCGGACGCTATGAAGGAATCATTATTGCCAGTCCGGGATACTTCGATGTATTCCAGTATGAATGGCTGGCCGGCAATTCCGAAAAAGCATTGGCCGAACCACTGCAGGTGGTGTTGACAGAAAGTCGCGCGCGGGTGTACTTTGAGGATGCATCACTTTCCGACATGATCGGCCGTGAGGTCATCTACCGCGACTCACTCGTTGCCACGGTTTCAGGAATTGTAAAAGATACCAAAGAGAATACCGACCTCAACTTCACCGATTTCATTTCGATGAGTACCATCGAAAATACCTGGCTGAAGAAAAGTTTCTTCCTTCACGATTGGTTCAGTCTTAACAGCAGTTCACAGTTATTCTTTAAAGCAGCTCCCGGAACTTCATTAGCCACACTTCAGGAGCACATGAATAATATCTCTGCTCAGTATGACAAGGTGAATAAGAATCCGGACCGGAAGAATACGCCAAGCTTGCAGCCGCTCTCTCAACTTCATTTCAATTCAGAGATGGGAATCTTTGATTACAGCAGGTCGGTACCGGAAAAATCTACGCTGCAGATCCTTGGCTTGATCGCTGTTTTATTACTGGTCATTGCCGCTATCAACTTTATCAATCTTGTTACTGCTCAGGCATCACGACGTGCACGCGAAGTGGGTGTCCGCAAAGTATTGGGAAGCTCAAGATTCCGCCTGGTGAATCAGTTTCTCATGGAGAGTTTCATCCTCACATTCATTGCTTCAGCCATGTCACTATTATTATCGGCTGAAGTGCTCAGCTTCTTCAGTGAGTTCTTCCCTACGGATCTCAAGCTGAATGTATTAAGTCCAACCATACTTATCTTCTCTGCGACATGCATAGTCGTGGTAACATTACTGGCAGGGATCTATCCTGCATTTGTTCTTTCATCGGTACAGCCGGTCGTTGCATTGAAGAATTCTGTTCATATGAACAGCAATTCATCCGGAACGTTCTGGATCCGTAAAGGTCTCACCGTATTCCAGTTTTCTGTTTCCAACATCCTCATCATCTCAACACTTGCCATCAGTCTGCAGATTGGCTATATGCTCAACAAAGACCTTGGCTTTGCCACCGACAGCATTGTTTACTTTGACACTCCATGGTGGGAGAAATCGGCGAAGAAGCAATTGTTGAAAAATGAGTTGAGTCAGATCCCTGAGATCGATGCGCTGACGCTTCAAAGCAGTCCGCCAAGTTCGGATGGATGGTCTACTTCAACATTTGAATTCGACAACGGAAAAGAAGTTCTTAAAGATAATGTCTACCTCAAGCAGGCAGATACCGCATACCTGAATGTCTACAATATCCAGTTGCTGGCAGGAAGAAATCTTCATCAAAGTGATATCCCGGAAGAGTGTCTGATCAATGAGACATACATGCAGAAGCTTGGATTCACAGATCCACATGAGGTGCTGGGAAAGGTTGTCAGCAAGCTCACGATTGTGGGAGTGGTGAAAGACTTTCATGTTCGTTCACTGCATACTGCCATTGAGCCGATGGCCATCTTTAGTTCTTTGCAGGGTCAATCATCGTTCGGGATGAGACTTCGTTCAGAGAATGGAAAGATCTCCGATCTGCAATCCACAATGGCAAAGGTTGAAGCAAGCTGGATGAAGATCTATCCCGACCAGAAGTTCACGTACACCTTTCTGGATGAAACACTCAAAAGATTTTATGAGAATGAGCAACGCACCGGCAAGATCGCCCGGATCGCAACGGGTATTGCACTGCTGATCTCATGCCTGGGATTATTCGGGCTGTCGTCTTTCAGAGTGATCCAGCGGACAAAGGAGATCGGCATTCGCAAAGTGCTGGGCGCTTCCGTTAGAAGCATCCTGGTTTTACTCTCGACGGATTTTCTCATCCTCGTTGTGGTGGCATTTGTCGTATCATCACCGATCGCCTACTATGCATCCGAGCAATGGTTGAATAATTTTGCATACAAGATGGATATGGGACCATGGATATTTATTTTGGCAGGAATTTCTTCGTTAATTACGGCGTTTCTCACCATCAGCATTAAGACCCTCGGCGCTGCCAACGCAAACCCTGTAAAGTCGCTGAGATATGAGTAGCAAATTCACATAACCGTAAGACCCTTGCCGGGAATGGCATTCGCAATCATGAAAAAAATTGTTCCACTGATCGCAGTCCTGTTCCTGGCATTTCTTACCCTCCGACTCAATAAGCCTCCTGAAGTTGTCAGTGATAATGCTCCCGATAGTGTCTTCTCTGCAAAGAGAGCATACACTTATTTAAAAGTAGTAGCAGGCGCTCCTCACAGTACCGGAACCGAAGAGAACAAGATCGTAAGACAATACATCGCAGACGTTTGCCGTGGAATGGGTCTCGAAACCCAGATGCAAAACACAACTTCCGTTCGGAAAGAAGGAAGCTCTGTCATTGCCGCCAATGTGTACAATGTCATTGCCACACTCAAGGGAAAGCAGGGCAATGGTAAGCGACTGCTGGTGATGTCTCACTTTGACTCACAACCCAATACCCCCGGCGCAGGCGACGACGGGGCAGGAGTAGCCGCCATGCTCGAAGTAGCCCGCATCATCACCGCCTCCAAAAAGACATTCAATAACGACATCGTGTTCTTATTCACCGATGCTGAAGAATCGGGATTGTCGGGTGCACAGGGATTCGCCCAGGATACCGTGATGCTGAAGTCCATCGGGTTTGTTCTCAATGTCGAAGGACGCGGCAACTCAGGAGTAAGTATGATGTTTGAAGTCAATCCCGAAAACGGATGGGCCGTTCGTCAATACATGCAGGCCGCAAAGTATCCTGTTGGAAATTCCATGGCCTATGAAGTCTACAAGAATCTTCCCAATGATACAGACTATACCATCTTCAGAAGAGCCGGCATCAGCGGACTGAACAGCGGCTTTGTGGATGGATATGTAAATTATCACAGTCCCAACGACAAGCCTGAGAACCTTGATCTCAGAAGTCTCCAGCATCATGGCGATAATCTGTTAGGACTTGTCAAGCATCTTGGCAACATAAGTCTCGAGCAAACCAAAGCACCGGATATCACCTTCTTCAATGTGAGCGGCTACTGGATGATGAGCTATTCTTCCTCATTGAATATTGTACTGCTGATCGCCTGCAGTGTGTTGCTGGTAGTTCTGATTGTGATGGGCTTCCGGAAGAAGCAAGTGAATGTGAAAGGAGTCGTGTCCGGATTCTTCATTTATTTCGGAACGCTGATCCTGATGTTGCTGATTGGATTCGGTGTGACCAAGCTGGTGCTGATGATGTATCCGTTCTACGGAAGATTCTATTCATCTAATTCCTACAACAGCGCTCATTATTTTATTGCGCTCACGGCGATTGAAGCAACGGTGTTTGCATTCATGTATCAATGGCTTTCAAAAAAACTTGCACTGCAGTCATTGCTGACCGGAGTACTGATCCTGGAAGTTATTCTGCTGAACCTGTTTTATATCGTTATGCCTTCGGCGGCATTCCTGTTGTTGCTGCCAATATTATCATCCATTATCGGTAATATCATTGTACTGCACAGAGGTGAGCAAGAGAAAAGTTATTCCGATGCGTGGATCGTGATCAACATACTCTGTCTGATACCGGCTATGTTGTGGCTTCCGTTAACGATCAGTCAGATGTACACCATCTTCGGACTGGAAATTATAGCAGCAGGCATTGCGCTGGTGTTGGGAATACTATTGGGACTCATGCTGCCGGTGCTGGTATCTGCTTTTGAATTCCGTCCTAAGTTGATAGGTATAATTGCCGCTGTCATCTTTGTGATAAGTATAGTCACGGGTCATCTGACTTCCGGCTTTGATGAAGAGCATCCATTGCAGTCGGCCGTAACATACCAGCTGAGAGGGGAGGAGAACAAGGCATTCTGGCTAACGCGAAGCAAGACGACGGACGAATGGAGCCAGCAGTTCTTCCCTGAATTCGAAATGGAGTTTGGAAGAATGAAAAGCGAGGCGCCTTTGTTGTCATTGGGATTACCAACCGCGACGGTGGTGAGCGACACGATCGTCAACAATATTCGCTTACTCAGGATACATTGTGCGGCTGGTCGTGATGCGTTGACACTGGCATTGACGATCCACACTAAAGATCTTGCGTTGGATGCAACGGTGATCGGTCCTGCGGGAGGAGTACCACAGGCAAAGAAAGCGGCGGGACCATTCAGCGGAGTGTACTATACCGGATTGGACAGTCGCGGGTTTGATGTGATCCTCGAGCTGACACCCAACACACCGTTGGAGTTTACGTTGCTGGACAGATCGATGGGACTGCCGAAGTTTGACGGGATCAAAGATCAGCCGGACTGGATCATACATGGAAACGGATCGGCGAGCAACACGATACAGGTGACGAAGAAATTTACATGGTGATGTAACTGTTATTTAGTTGTTAACAGTACATCCTAATTGAAAGTCTCCCGTTCACAGGGGCATAACCAAAAACCCCATGAACAAAACAATTCTATTCATTCTATTTATTGTCCTTTCATTTTCCGGAGTTAGTCAGTCGAAGCAAAAGAAGATCCTGATCGTCTCGACGAATGTGGATACTGTTGGCACGAATGTCAGCGGGACATATGCGATGGAGATAGCACATCCCTGGAAGACCTTTACGGATAAAGGTTTTGATGTGGATGTAGTGACACCGAAGGGCGGCAAGGCGGCGATCTACAATGCAGCGAAGACAGATGATGATATTGTGCAGATACAGAACAACGAAGCCTTCATTAAGACAACAACCAACACCCTTTCACCGACACAGGTAAATCCAAAGGATTATGTGGCGATCTTTTATCCGGGTGGTCACGGACAATACTTTGATGTGATCAGCGATGAGCGCATAGCAGTGATAGCGGCGGC
It contains:
- a CDS encoding FtsX-like permease family protein; protein product: MLLKDLIFSFRNIQKNRLTAFINVLGLTIGISACLVIFLIVNYELSYERFRADRDQIYRVYSQFSGLNSNANRGVPTGFSDALKEGQFAGVEAIADFHIFKSKVEIQNKNQEPKNLGRYEGIIIASPGYFDVFQYEWLAGNSEKALAEPLQVVLTESRARVYFEDASLSDMIGREVIYRDSLVATVSGIVKDTKENTDLNFTDFISMSTIENTWLKKSFFLHDWFSLNSSSQLFFKAAPGTSLATLQEHMNNISAQYDKVNKNPDRKNTPSLQPLSQLHFNSEMGIFDYSRSVPEKSTLQILGLIAVLLLVIAAINFINLVTAQASRRAREVGVRKVLGSSRFRLVNQFLMESFILTFIASAMSLLLSAEVLSFFSEFFPTDLKLNVLSPTILIFSATCIVVVTLLAGIYPAFVLSSVQPVVALKNSVHMNSNSSGTFWIRKGLTVFQFSVSNILIISTLAISLQIGYMLNKDLGFATDSIVYFDTPWWEKSAKKQLLKNELSQIPEIDALTLQSSPPSSDGWSTSTFEFDNGKEVLKDNVYLKQADTAYLNVYNIQLLAGRNLHQSDIPEECLINETYMQKLGFTDPHEVLGKVVSKLTIVGVVKDFHVRSLHTAIEPMAIFSSLQGQSSFGMRLRSENGKISDLQSTMAKVEASWMKIYPDQKFTYTFLDETLKRFYENEQRTGKIARIATGIALLISCLGLFGLSSFRVIQRTKEIGIRKVLGASVRSILVLLSTDFLILVVVAFVVSSPIAYYASEQWLNNFAYKMDMGPWIFILAGISSLITAFLTISIKTLGAANANPVKSLRYE
- a CDS encoding M20/M25/M40 family metallo-hydrolase; translation: MAFAIMKKIVPLIAVLFLAFLTLRLNKPPEVVSDNAPDSVFSAKRAYTYLKVVAGAPHSTGTEENKIVRQYIADVCRGMGLETQMQNTTSVRKEGSSVIAANVYNVIATLKGKQGNGKRLLVMSHFDSQPNTPGAGDDGAGVAAMLEVARIITASKKTFNNDIVFLFTDAEESGLSGAQGFAQDTVMLKSIGFVLNVEGRGNSGVSMMFEVNPENGWAVRQYMQAAKYPVGNSMAYEVYKNLPNDTDYTIFRRAGISGLNSGFVDGYVNYHSPNDKPENLDLRSLQHHGDNLLGLVKHLGNISLEQTKAPDITFFNVSGYWMMSYSSSLNIVLLIACSVLLVVLIVMGFRKKQVNVKGVVSGFFIYFGTLILMLLIGFGVTKLVLMMYPFYGRFYSSNSYNSAHYFIALTAIEATVFAFMYQWLSKKLALQSLLTGVLILEVILLNLFYIVMPSAAFLLLLPILSSIIGNIIVLHRGEQEKSYSDAWIVINILCLIPAMLWLPLTISQMYTIFGLEIIAAGIALVLGILLGLMLPVLVSAFEFRPKLIGIIAAVIFVISIVTGHLTSGFDEEHPLQSAVTYQLRGEENKAFWLTRSKTTDEWSQQFFPEFEMEFGRMKSEAPLLSLGLPTATVVSDTIVNNIRLLRIHCAAGRDALTLALTIHTKDLALDATVIGPAGGVPQAKKAAGPFSGVYYTGLDSRGFDVILELTPNTPLEFTLLDRSMGLPKFDGIKDQPDWIIHGNGSASNTIQVTKKFTW
- a CDS encoding type 1 glutamine amidotransferase domain-containing protein → MNKTILFILFIVLSFSGVSQSKQKKILIVSTNVDTVGTNVSGTYAMEIAHPWKTFTDKGFDVDVVTPKGGKAAIYNAAKTDDDIVQIQNNEAFIKTTTNTLSPTQVNPKDYVAIFYPGGHGQYFDVISDERIAVIAAAIYENGGYLGTAGHGAASILDIRLKNGKFLIEGKRMTVFPLWAEKEWMNISNFGKLLQFDMQEVALRRGANLIVCTKATIDDNTLTRVIDTKNRMVTGSFARSAKWVSEEDGEDDGYLNKVVSAFIDMS